Part of the Candidatus Methylomirabilota bacterium genome, CCTGGTCCAGGAGACCTACCTGAGGGCGTTCCGGTTCGCCCACCGCTTCGAGCCGGGAACGCATCTCCGGGCTTGGTTGTTTCAAATCCTGAGGAATACCTTCTTGACCTTTTACCGCCGGGATTCGCGCGAGCTGGCCGTCCTCGACAAGGAGTCCGCCGATGGGCCCGATGAGGCCTGGGAGGCCGAGCTGCCGGTCGCCTCGGTCGGCACCGCCATCGACCTCGAGCGCGCCCTGGCCGACCTCCCCGAGGAGTTTCGGTCGGTGCTCCTCTTCGCGGATCTCGAAGGATTCACGCTGATAGAGATCGCCCAGATCATGGATACGCCGGTGGGGACGGTCAAGTCACGCCTGTTCCGGGCGCGGCGGCTCCTCCGCCGGCGCCTGAGCGATTACCGCGCCGGCTGACCGATACGCCGATGGACTGCCAGGAGGCCCGGGACCTGCTCGAAGAGCACCGGCGGGGTGAGCTGCCGCCCGAGGCCGCCGCCTCGGTGGAGGAGCACCTGGCCCGATGCGCACTCTGCCGGCGGGTGCGCCAGGCCGACGACGCGCTGGCGTCGATGGTGCGGAGCCTGCGACGCACGCCCGCCTCGCCCGCGCTCCACCGACGCATCCGGCGGATCGGGCGCGAGCCCGTCCGCCCGCTCCGATGGCTCGCCCGTCCATGGGTCGCCGCGGCGGTGGCGGCCGCGGTGGTCCTCCTGGCCCTTTCGCCGTGGCTTCACTTCCGACGCGATCCGACCGCCGACCCGTTCGAGCGACTGCTCCAGGGCGCCGTGACCGAGCACACGCGCATCCTGCTCCAGCTCCAGGTCATCGCCGGCGAGGTGTCCGACCCGGCCTCGGCCTTCGCCACGGTGCGGTCCCTCACCAACGTCCAGATTCCCCCGGCATTCGCCGGCGACGCGGAGCTCACCCTGCTGACGGCGCGGCCCACGGTCATCGCCACCCACAAGGCGGCGGCGGTGGTGCTCCGCGACCACGCGTGGTTCATCACCACGTACTTCGCCCTGCCGGGCAAGGATCTGCCCATGCCGAACGAGCGGCGTGTTCAGATCGAGCAGTACCGTCCGTACATGCGGGAGTTCGACGGCTTCCACGTCATCTACTGGAAGCAGGGCGAGTACGCCTACCTGATGGTCTCGGACCTCGACGATCCCCGCAGCCGGCAGCTTTTCCTCAAGATGCGCAAGGCCCTCTAGGTCATCTCGGGGGGTCTCGGAAGACCCCCCCGATGCCCCCCCGTCGTGGCGGCGGCACAGCCGCCGCTCGGACGCTATTCGACGCATTCCGTGATTGGGGTCATCGGCCGCTGATTACTCCGACACGGTCCTGGACCATGGGAGGGGGCCTCCGCGGCCCAGCCCGCCCTCAGATCTTCAGCCCCTTCACGACGTACTCCTGGGCGAAGAGCGTCACCAGCAGAGCCGGCCCGATCGCCATGACCGCGGTGGCGCTCATCAGATGCCACTCGATGCCGGTTTCGTGCACGAACTGAGCCATCCGGACGGTCAGCATCGGCGTGCGGCTCCCGGTCAGGATGAGCGCGAAGAGGAACTCGTTCCAGGTGTAGAGCCAGGAGAGAATGAACAGGGCGACGATGCCCGGCGTGGCCATGGGCACGGCGATGCGGAAGAAGGCACCCCAGCGCGAGCAGCCGTCGAGATACGCGGCGTACTCGGCCTCGGGGGAGATGCCGTCGAAGAATCCCTTCATGATCCACGAGAAGAAGCAGATGTGGATCGCGATGTGGGGCAGCAGGAGCCCGAGATAGCGGTCGAGGATCCCCATCCACTGGGTCAGCAGGTAGAGCGGAATGACCCAAGAGATGTACGGGATACAGCGGAACACGTAGATGAGGCCGAACCAGAGGCTGCTGGCCGCCCCCTTGAACCGCGACAGCATGTATCCCGAGGTGATCGTGACCGCCAGCGAGAAGACCGTGGCCAGCGTGGCGATGGCGGCGCTGTTGACGAATGACTCCTTCATCTCCGGCTTGGCCAGGGCTTCCGCGAAGTTGCCCAGCGTGAACTCGGTGCCCCGATGGACGTAGAAGACGCCTGACGCCGGACGCAGCGAGGTCAGGAGGATCCAGGCGACCGGGAAGACCATGAGGAGGGTCACGGCGGTGATGGCGAGCCCGAAAAACGCGCGCTTCCACCCCGGCCCCAGCATCCCGACCTCCCTCTAGTCGCCTTTCCGCGTAAAGCGGGCGACTCGTGCCAGCATCACCGCGATGCTCATGATGTTCCGCTCCGCGCGCGGGCTTCGCCCGCGCAACCCCTCCTTGGGGGGTTCGTCAAAGGGGGGCGTGAGCCCCCCTTTGAGGAGGCTAGCGCGACACTTCCACGGCGTAGCCGAGGACCTTGTAGAGGACGCCCCCGACCACCATGATGATCGCCGCCCCGATGAGCGAGGCGGCCGAGCCGAGGTCGAAGTTCAGGTAGACGAACGCCTGCTTGTAGGCGTAGATGCTGAAGACTTCGGTGGAGCGAGCCGGGCCGCCCTTGGTGATCGTCCACACGATGTCGAAGACCCGAAACGCGTCGATCGCACGAATGACGATGCAGACCATCATCACCGGCCGGAGGAGCGGAAGGGTGACGTACCGGAACGCCTGCCACGCGCCCGCCCCGTCGATCCGGGCGGCCTCCTGCGGCTCGGACGGCAAGGTTTGCAGGGCCGCCAGAATCAGAATGGTGAACCACGGCGTCCAGAGCCAGACATCGGTCATGATGACGATGCCCAGGCTCGTCCACCGCCCGACGAGCCAGGGGATCGGCTCGAGCCCGAGCGTCTCCAGGATCACGTTGGCGATCCCGAACTGGTCGTTGAACATCCAGGTGATCATGATCGCCGCCACCACCGGCGGCACCATGAGCGGCAGCAGGATCGCCGTGCGCACCAGCCGCGCCCCCCGGAAACGGCGGTTCAGCATGACGGCCAGGCCGAGCCCGGCCAGGAGCCCGATCAGGACCGTGCAGCCCATGAACAGGAAGGTGTTGGGAAGCACGGTGCCGTAGAAGAGCG contains:
- a CDS encoding sigma-70 family RNA polymerase sigma factor, whose product is MSDPSADFRQQALTHLDALHNFALYLTRRPADAEDLVQETYLRAFRFAHRFEPGTHLRAWLFQILRNTFLTFYRRDSRELAVLDKESADGPDEAWEAELPVASVGTAIDLERALADLPEEFRSVLLFADLEGFTLIEIAQIMDTPVGTVKSRLFRARRLLRRRLSDYRAG
- a CDS encoding sugar ABC transporter permease — encoded protein: MRQPARRRFGERERFMAALILPAFFVLVGFQIVPILIGANASFRRWSLFNPAKTFVGLDNYRRILTDPLFYGTVLPNTFLFMGCTVLIGLLAGLGLAVMLNRRFRGARLVRTAILLPLMVPPVVAAIMITWMFNDQFGIANVILETLGLEPIPWLVGRWTSLGIVIMTDVWLWTPWFTILILAALQTLPSEPQEAARIDGAGAWQAFRYVTLPLLRPVMMVCIVIRAIDAFRVFDIVWTITKGGPARSTEVFSIYAYKQAFVYLNFDLGSAASLIGAAIIMVVGGVLYKVLGYAVEVSR
- a CDS encoding carbohydrate ABC transporter permease — translated: MLGPGWKRAFFGLAITAVTLLMVFPVAWILLTSLRPASGVFYVHRGTEFTLGNFAEALAKPEMKESFVNSAAIATLATVFSLAVTITSGYMLSRFKGAASSLWFGLIYVFRCIPYISWVIPLYLLTQWMGILDRYLGLLLPHIAIHICFFSWIMKGFFDGISPEAEYAAYLDGCSRWGAFFRIAVPMATPGIVALFILSWLYTWNEFLFALILTGSRTPMLTVRMAQFVHETGIEWHLMSATAVMAIGPALLVTLFAQEYVVKGLKI
- a CDS encoding zf-HC2 domain-containing protein, translated to MDCQEARDLLEEHRRGELPPEAAASVEEHLARCALCRRVRQADDALASMVRSLRRTPASPALHRRIRRIGREPVRPLRWLARPWVAAAVAAAVVLLALSPWLHFRRDPTADPFERLLQGAVTEHTRILLQLQVIAGEVSDPASAFATVRSLTNVQIPPAFAGDAELTLLTARPTVIATHKAAAVVLRDHAWFITTYFALPGKDLPMPNERRVQIEQYRPYMREFDGFHVIYWKQGEYAYLMVSDLDDPRSRQLFLKMRKAL